atttatttgGATATatattcacaaaattaaaatttcacacATGAAGATGTTTCCATGCAATTAATTAAGTTACCAGCTCGAATAGCATTTCTAGCAGCAAGTCTGAAGTCGTTGATAAGTTGAGGAATTTCGTGGATGCTTAGCGGCCTTGGTTTTGCGAAGGTATTGACTTCGGTGCCACTTCCTCGAGGTTGTGGTGAGAGTTGCTTGTCCGTAGAAGATACAGGGGCTTCACCGTTTGGCTGATAACCTTTTTGTAGCGTAAACATACAACACTTAGTTATGTTCACATAAACGACATTACTATTTCtattgagagagaaagagagtacATACATGTGTTGGAGACTCTTCCAGCATGCCAAATCTGACAGAAGAAGATGCCGCCCTTGGCATGAACAGCGTCCACGATGGGCTTCCATGCATGAACATGCTCCTCGCTCCACAACCCGGGAATATCCCCATAGCCGCGAGCAGTGGGGGATATACAAGTGGCTTCCGCAATGAGAAGGCCGCCATTGGTGGTTCTCTGGGAGTAGTATAAAACTGCATGGGGCTGTGGAACATTGTTGTAGGACCTCTGCCTTGTTAGTGGCGCCAACACAACCCTGTGTGATAAATCTAAATTCCCAATCTTGTATGGAGTAAGGAGAGGAGTAACGCTACCCATGGCATAAATATCTGTCATCAGCTTCGTTGCCTGGTGGACTCTCAAACGCAGGAACACATAGTCACCATTTCGGTTTCCAAACCagatatttttttcctttaatcAGGTAGGTAGTAGGTACCCATCAGACTCAAGCTACAATAAGAACCGCAAGagttttatattttctatatcCATAAAATGTTGGTTTTGTCTTTTTGTCTAAGTAAAAAAGCCCACCTCTTTATACTGGAaccatctttttctttatttagtcAATGTAATTTGAAAAGTCTCTCGCTTAGTTTAAAAGCTTTGATTTTCCTTCCCCACAATTGTATAAGTGCATAATGCAAGCCTTGTTTTATTGTTGAATTGCACCATATTGTTGCGTAATTGTTGGGCCATATTAAGATTATTGCAAACAAATTACAAATACATAGTAGTTACATGCTATGTGCTAAATCTTGAACCTTGCACAGTATAATATCAACTTGACTCTAAGCAATGACCCAGAAAATTATGTAGCATCATCGTCCTTATCGAACTACTAAACAAAAACTATGACACATGAGTTCATTGACTTCATTCAAGAAATGGATAATCAGTATAACCAACAACAGGATCAGAAGTGTAGAATGTTTGGCGATTGTATTTGTTGAGAGGAGCATGATCAAGTGCAAATCTCTTTGGCAAATCTGGATTAGCCAAGAACAAACGACCATATGCAACAAGATCTGTCCTGTTTTCTCTTATAGCTTTGATCCCATCTTCTCTGTCATATCCTCCAGCAACAATAAAAGTGCCATTGAAGGCTTTTCTCATCTGCACAAGGCTGTGAGGGCTTTCAACCTTTTCTCCAACAGTTTTCATTCTTGGTTCAACCATGTGACAGTATAGAATACCATATTTGTTGAGTGCATTAACCAAATAAAGCCCCAATGCTTCTGGATTGGAGTCTCCAGATTCTGCATAATCTGCATAAGGTGATAGTCTAATTCCAACTCTTTCTGCTCCTATCTCATTCACAATAGCTTCAACAACTTCCAAAGTGAAACGACAACGATTCTCAAGCGATCCACCGTACTCATCCGTTCGATCATTCACCTTGTCTTTCATAAATTGCTCCAGTAAAAAGCCGTGAGCCCCATGGATCTCAACCCCATCAAAACCTACATTCCATAGATAAGTTCATTCTTTATAAATTCTTAGTGGATtgtaaatttgtaatattttgaATAAGCTTAATTACCAGCTTCTATAGCATTCCTAGCAGCAAGTCGAAAGTCATTGATAACATGTGAAATTTCTTCTGTTCTTAGCCTCCTAGGTGGTGTGAACTGTGTGAGTGGCTTGTCCGTGGAAGATATTAGCTCTTGCCCCTCTGGATGATACTCTGTTGAAAACAACATACATGAAAAATAGGTACATGCATATGGTAATAAAGTTTAATTGGTAAGGTGGAGAATAAGAATATATACCTGGATCATAAACCCTTCCAACGTGGCCAATCTGACAAAAGAAGATGGCACCTTTGGCATGGACAGCATCTACAATAGGCTTCCATGCTTGGACCTGCTCCTTAGTCCATATTGCCGGTATGTTGGGATACCTGCATAGCAACTAGCTTGTAAGATATGATATGAAAAGAAGAGTTTATTTATAGGAACAAGTTGTGGAAGGGTGTGTACcattgagaagatagagagaTGACAGTAGCTTCAGATATGAGAAGGCCTCCCTTGGAAGCTCTCTGAGAGTAGTACAAGGCAGCATGGGACTGAGGAACATGGTTGTAGGATCTTTGTCTGGTGAGTGGTGCCAACACCACCCTGTGGGATAAATTGAACTTGCCCATCTTATAAGGGCTAACAAGAGGATTCTCCATGGCAACCATTTGTGGGAATCAGATCAGATTGTGTTAACTGTTATGTATTATTAAGTGAGTCAAGTGAAAACTAATAAGGGGGTATTACTATTTATAGAAGGAGGATGCAaggaagaataaaagagaatcagATATCAAAGTTTGAACTACTTTCAAGTGTGGTGTGCGGATGATGACGTCTACCATTGCGTTTCATTATTGGTTGTTACAGTAGTCTCCATTCATTTATCTTATAAAGTCAAATCATACAAGATTTAAGGGAACAAaacaaatgaataaataaagagTAACGTGACAATCAGATTCTTAtaggattttatttttggagtaattaattattaaaaaaatattaattaagttTTCTATGATAGTAGtagatatatatattattttgttaagtggcaaacaaaattaaattgctcatatattttattatctacAATGATGTGTGGGTTGTTATTGTCACATGAATATGCCAACACtataattttagataaaaaaaattcattattttttgaattttcatgtaATCTTTATTAGTTGTTCtctatttattatgaattttacaaaataggtgaaattttatttaaaaaattgttatatacGTGACAATCTTTTAAGATAGACACATTACAATagttaacaatatatataagcatagctattaaattttatgtgatgaattaataaaaagacATGATTTATCTATTATTGACTATCATTAAggactaaattaattttttttaatgattaattagtttaaaattaaaattttcaaaaatttaattattattttattcataaataaattattcaataatatgAGTcgggaaaaaaaataagaagaaactattattatttaattacttgaTTTAGTCAAATAATCATAAGCTATGACGAGGCCATCATGCAGGATACATCGACCACAACCGTCAACTGTATGATAACAATTAGCAATAGATCGTCTAGgttcctcctttttctttctcaattttggatttcctttcctttcctttccttagtTACCCTCGCTTCCAGCTCacaaataattgaataactaagTTAAACTCGTGCGTTGtgtataactaaaattaattaatttttatacataaaagattatttaataaattcttttaaaaattaatattaaatttaaataaaattgtaaagacattatatattttagTGTTTGAAAAAGTTCATCacctaatatataaatatttaacaaaGTCAAATATTATAGTGTAAGAATGAAGCTTTAAGATGTAATGCAAATATGAGTATaatgttttaattattaaaaataacatcCATGAATTATGACATCA
The Arachis duranensis cultivar V14167 chromosome 5, aradu.V14167.gnm2.J7QH, whole genome shotgun sequence genome window above contains:
- the LOC107488560 gene encoding 12-oxophytodienoate reductase 2, translated to MVAMENPLVSPYKMGKFNLSHRVVLAPLTRQRSYNHVPQSHAALYYSQRASKGGLLISEATVISLSSQWYPNIPAIWTKEQVQAWKPIVDAVHAKGAIFFCQIGHVGRVYDPEYHPEGQELISSTDKPLTQFTPPRRLRTEEISHVINDFRLAARNAIEAGFDGVEIHGAHGFLLEQFMKDKVNDRTDEYGGSLENRCRFTLEVVEAIVNEIGAERVGIRLSPYADYAESGDSNPEALGLYLVNALNKYGILYCHMVEPRMKTVGEKVESPHSLVQMRKAFNGTFIVAGGYDREDGIKAIRENRTDLVAYGRLFLANPDLPKRFALDHAPLNKYNRQTFYTSDPVVGYTDYPFLE